A part of Nesterenkonia lutea genomic DNA contains:
- a CDS encoding DnaJ C-terminal domain-containing protein — MASQDWIDKDFYAILGVSRDASEEDIKKAYRKLARKHHPDKNPGDDASEQRFKDIAEAHSVLGDKKQREQYDAVRAMGSGARFSGGPGPGGAAGGGFEDLFGNLFNGGSGRGTAGGQTPGGPDLSDLFGGGGFGGGGFGGGRFGGGAPAKGADRTSKTTISFAGSIRGTTVGLREPNGTVIDVRIPPGIRPGQKVRVKGKGQRGPGGAGDLLVEVAISGHRFFEREGDDIRIHLPVAFDEAALGTTVQVPTVHGEKVHIKIPAGVASGRVLRLKGHGVRRREKGREVAGDMLVTLEVQVPKDLPAEALEAVRAYAEATRGIDPRKGLEAKAVL, encoded by the coding sequence ATGGCCTCACAGGACTGGATCGATAAAGATTTCTATGCCATCCTCGGCGTCTCCCGCGATGCCTCTGAGGAGGACATCAAGAAGGCGTACCGGAAGCTCGCCCGGAAGCATCATCCCGACAAGAACCCCGGGGATGATGCCTCTGAGCAGAGGTTCAAGGACATCGCCGAGGCCCACTCCGTGCTGGGAGACAAGAAGCAGCGCGAACAGTACGACGCCGTGCGCGCCATGGGCTCGGGTGCCCGTTTCTCGGGCGGCCCGGGCCCGGGCGGCGCCGCCGGCGGCGGCTTCGAGGACCTCTTCGGGAATCTCTTCAACGGCGGCTCAGGCCGTGGCACCGCAGGGGGACAGACCCCCGGCGGTCCGGACCTCTCCGACCTCTTCGGCGGAGGGGGATTCGGAGGCGGCGGGTTCGGCGGAGGCCGCTTCGGCGGTGGAGCTCCCGCCAAGGGAGCGGACCGGACCTCCAAGACCACGATCTCCTTCGCCGGTTCCATCCGCGGCACCACTGTCGGGCTCCGCGAGCCCAACGGAACGGTGATCGACGTGCGCATCCCGCCCGGCATCAGACCCGGGCAGAAGGTCCGGGTCAAGGGCAAGGGTCAGCGCGGACCGGGTGGCGCCGGCGACCTGCTCGTGGAGGTCGCCATCTCCGGACACAGGTTCTTTGAACGTGAGGGCGATGACATCCGCATTCACCTTCCCGTGGCCTTCGACGAGGCCGCGCTGGGCACCACTGTCCAGGTCCCGACCGTCCACGGGGAGAAGGTGCACATCAAGATTCCCGCAGGCGTGGCCTCGGGGCGCGTGCTGCGGCTCAAGGGCCACGGTGTGCGTCGTCGGGAGAAGGGCCGTGAAGTTGCGGGCGACATGCTGGTGACCCTGGAGGTCCAGGTTCCCAAGGACCTTCCCGCCGAGGCTCTGGAAGCCGTCAGGGCCTACGCGGAAGCCACCAGGGGCATCGATCCCCGGAAAGGCCTCGAGGCCAAGGCGGTGCTGTGA
- a CDS encoding penicillin-binding transpeptidase domain-containing protein: protein MSASKLPRSLAVGALGVAAVMLMTGCSADPAETVDEAAESLAGAVSSGDFSSLDFASGDAQSLTSAVENLHEHLEEITPSVTPGVIALDEPGEDSPRPVTATVPLQHSWDLSELGIEGETWSYETTAELVYDEEAETWAVEGTPEIILPDYSGQEALNLVTTGADRGRIMDDEGRAMVYNRDVVRLGIDKSRLAEDGEPADAETLRTSAEELAELVDIDAEAYAETVVAGGELAFVEAITLRRAESEVTATEVEAIPGASSVYDQMPLADSRDFAPLLLGRVGPVTAEILESDPSLAVGDTVGLSGIQSAYEETLRGTPGMEIQLEGETLYAVEPEPGDDLDTTMVPRLQNLAQDIADEQDTAAGIVAIRPSDGGILAAASHDPEGGYVPIATQSTYAPGSTFKVVSALAMLRDGLTPESSVECTDRTTVHGQEFGNYSGFPANYLGSIDFRDAVAVSCNTVFADAWDDVTSSEVHDAAMDLGLREDPSIGVPARMGSIPQDSEQNLHASNLFGQGNVEASPLGMATVTASIAAGETVQPHLVVPESEPAAPEDGLSAEEAEDLRTLMTDTVNFGSLESMGAIPGEPIYAKTGTAERGEGDDAYSHTWAIAMQGDLAVAIFLEEGEFGGSTNGPLLQEFLEGASAIL, encoded by the coding sequence ATGTCTGCCTCGAAGCTTCCCCGTTCCCTTGCCGTCGGCGCGCTGGGAGTCGCGGCCGTCATGCTCATGACCGGCTGCAGCGCTGACCCGGCGGAGACCGTGGACGAGGCGGCCGAGTCCCTTGCCGGTGCGGTGAGCTCCGGGGACTTCTCCTCGCTGGACTTCGCCTCGGGCGACGCGCAGTCACTGACCTCCGCGGTGGAGAACCTTCACGAGCACCTCGAGGAGATCACCCCCTCGGTCACCCCCGGGGTGATCGCGCTGGATGAACCGGGGGAGGACTCCCCGCGCCCGGTCACCGCGACGGTCCCGCTGCAGCACAGCTGGGACCTCTCCGAGCTGGGCATCGAGGGCGAGACCTGGAGCTACGAGACCACCGCCGAGCTCGTCTATGACGAGGAGGCCGAGACCTGGGCCGTGGAGGGCACGCCGGAGATCATCCTCCCGGACTACAGCGGCCAGGAGGCCCTGAACCTGGTGACCACAGGGGCGGACCGTGGTCGCATCATGGACGACGAGGGCCGGGCCATGGTCTACAACCGCGACGTCGTGCGGCTGGGCATCGACAAGTCCCGGCTGGCCGAGGACGGCGAGCCCGCCGACGCGGAGACTCTGCGAACCTCCGCCGAGGAGCTGGCCGAGCTGGTCGACATCGACGCTGAGGCCTATGCCGAGACCGTCGTGGCCGGCGGTGAGCTCGCCTTCGTCGAGGCGATCACGCTGCGCCGCGCCGAGAGCGAGGTCACCGCCACCGAGGTGGAGGCGATCCCCGGCGCCTCATCCGTCTACGACCAGATGCCGCTGGCTGATTCCCGCGACTTCGCTCCGCTGCTGCTGGGCCGGGTGGGACCGGTGACCGCCGAGATCCTCGAATCCGATCCGAGCCTCGCCGTGGGTGACACGGTCGGCCTCTCCGGAATCCAGTCCGCCTATGAGGAGACTCTGCGCGGCACACCGGGCATGGAGATCCAGCTCGAGGGGGAGACCCTGTACGCGGTGGAGCCAGAGCCGGGAGACGACCTGGACACCACGATGGTTCCGCGACTGCAGAACCTCGCACAGGACATCGCAGACGAGCAGGACACCGCTGCCGGCATCGTGGCCATCCGTCCCTCCGACGGCGGCATCCTGGCCGCCGCCAGCCATGACCCCGAGGGCGGCTACGTGCCGATCGCCACCCAGTCCACCTACGCGCCGGGCTCCACCTTCAAGGTGGTCTCGGCCCTGGCCATGCTCCGTGACGGCCTGACCCCGGAGTCCTCCGTGGAGTGCACCGACCGCACCACCGTCCACGGTCAGGAGTTCGGCAACTACTCCGGCTTCCCGGCCAACTACCTCGGCAGCATCGACTTCCGCGACGCCGTGGCGGTCTCCTGCAACACCGTCTTCGCCGACGCCTGGGACGACGTGACCTCCTCTGAGGTGCATGATGCGGCCATGGACCTCGGCCTGCGCGAGGATCCCAGCATCGGCGTTCCCGCCCGGATGGGATCGATCCCGCAGGACTCCGAGCAGAACCTGCATGCCTCGAACCTCTTCGGCCAGGGCAATGTGGAGGCTTCGCCTCTGGGCATGGCCACGGTCACCGCATCCATCGCCGCGGGGGAGACCGTGCAGCCTCACCTCGTGGTGCCCGAGTCGGAACCGGCCGCGCCGGAGGACGGCCTCAGCGCCGAGGAGGCAGAGGACCTGCGCACGCTGATGACGGACACCGTGAACTTCGGCTCGCTGGAGTCCATGGGGGCCATCCCCGGGGAGCCCATCTACGCCAAGACCGGCACCGCGGAACGGGGTGAGGGGGACGACGCCTACTCCCACACGTGGGCGATCGCGATGCAGGGGGACCTCGCTGTGGCGATCTTCCTGGAGGAGGGCGAGTTCGGCGGCTCCACCAACGGCCCGCTGCTGCAGGAGTTCCTGGAGGGGGCCTCCGCTATCCTGTAG
- the trmB gene encoding tRNA (guanosine(46)-N7)-methyltransferase TrmB, with protein sequence MTSQPDSSQPDASTPESSTPETSPPDPTDTSDPDASGPGAAPEHFERSRPMRRPLSFVRRSNRLKPSYQRTWDAALGQELLDIPHGERDTSVAEDFSIDWPAEFGRTAPIIVEIGSGSGEAVAQAAANHPETDFLAIEVYRPGAAQLASRVRREGLRNVRVAVANAPEVLDQLFAPGQVSEVWIFFPDPWHKKKHNKRRLIDAGFLTKVARVLPEGGVFRLATDWSGYAVQMREVLSASEQFSNPHAGERSGEESPLTEVRLYDLDAKSMGRDPAPLPLEQARDDDGGWAPRFSGRAQTDFESKALAVGRRIFDLTYIRRQDTPD encoded by the coding sequence GTGACTTCCCAGCCCGACTCTTCCCAGCCCGACGCCTCTACGCCCGAATCCTCCACGCCTGAAACCTCCCCGCCCGACCCCACCGACACCTCCGACCCGGACGCCTCCGGACCTGGAGCCGCGCCTGAGCACTTCGAGCGCAGCCGTCCGATGCGCCGCCCGCTGTCCTTCGTGCGCCGCAGCAACCGGCTCAAGCCCAGCTATCAGCGGACCTGGGACGCGGCCCTGGGCCAGGAGCTGCTGGACATTCCGCACGGTGAGCGCGACACCTCGGTGGCTGAGGACTTCAGCATCGACTGGCCCGCCGAGTTCGGTCGCACCGCGCCGATCATCGTGGAGATCGGCTCCGGCTCCGGTGAAGCAGTCGCACAGGCGGCCGCGAACCACCCGGAGACCGATTTCCTCGCCATCGAGGTCTACCGTCCCGGCGCGGCCCAGCTGGCGAGCCGCGTCCGCCGCGAGGGCCTCCGCAACGTCCGGGTGGCGGTGGCCAACGCGCCCGAGGTGCTGGACCAGCTCTTCGCCCCCGGACAGGTCTCGGAGGTCTGGATCTTCTTCCCTGACCCGTGGCACAAGAAGAAGCACAATAAGCGGCGTCTGATCGATGCGGGGTTCCTCACCAAGGTCGCCCGGGTGCTGCCCGAGGGCGGCGTCTTCCGGCTCGCCACTGACTGGTCAGGCTACGCGGTGCAGATGCGCGAGGTCCTCAGCGCCTCGGAGCAGTTCAGCAATCCGCACGCGGGAGAACGCTCCGGTGAGGAGTCGCCGCTCACCGAGGTGCGCCTGTACGATCTGGACGCGAAGTCCATGGGCAGGGATCCTGCGCCGCTGCCGCTGGAGCAGGCCCGCGACGACGACGGCGGCTGGGCTCCTCGGTTCAGCGGCCGTGCCCAGACCGACTTCGAGTCCAAGGCGCTGGCGGTGGGCCGCAGGATCTTCGACCTCACCTACATCAGGAGGCAGGACACGCCCGACTGA
- a CDS encoding heat shock protein transcriptional repressor HspR: protein MDARTVLNARMLEADQRHAPLFVISVAAELADMHPQTLRQYDRIGLVTPRRQGGRHRRYSPYNIEQLRQIQQFSQEGVSLEGIRRILELQNRVEVLEETVDVLRHELRESERHSTKPRIFAVGPHGDVVTVARGRRPRASTQALVLWDPGPRRR, encoded by the coding sequence ATGGATGCCCGGACAGTGCTCAACGCACGGATGCTCGAGGCGGACCAGCGGCACGCGCCGCTGTTCGTGATCTCTGTGGCGGCCGAGCTCGCGGACATGCACCCCCAGACCCTTCGCCAGTACGACCGCATCGGTCTGGTCACCCCGCGCCGCCAGGGCGGACGCCACCGCAGGTACTCCCCGTACAACATCGAGCAGCTCAGGCAGATCCAGCAGTTCTCCCAGGAAGGCGTCTCGCTCGAGGGCATCCGCAGGATCCTCGAGCTGCAGAACCGCGTCGAGGTCCTCGAGGAGACCGTGGACGTGCTGCGTCACGAGCTGCGCGAATCCGAACGGCACTCCACGAAGCCCCGGATCTTCGCCGTCGGCCCCCACGGCGATGTCGTCACCGTGGCCCGCGGCCGACGCCCCCGGGCCAGCACCCAGGCGCTGGTCCTCTGGGACCCCGGCCCGCGCCGCCGCTGA
- a CDS encoding BCCT family transporter: MSEEQPPKRSQRIGEETRRVSRRAGHALGQLNPISRASYPHDTHPALVPGIGIDEQRRRYSIDWFIFAVTGVLTVAFVIWGVADPAGVSEVAGVAYDWTMVHAGWLFNALAVVVLVFLLILAATRYGRIPLGKDGEQPEYSTFAWIAMLFAAGIGIGVLFWGPAEPLAYFHNVPAPLDHEPGSNQALHSAMAQTYFHWGLHAWGIYALVGGAVAYAAYRRGRVPLMSAIFEKLFGKKHSEGFAGKMIDMFAIVATLFGTAAALGIAVMQIGQGVVIVSGASELTNTMMVVIIAVLSACFVVSAVSGISRGIRYLSSINIVLTVGVITLFFIAGPTLFLLNLLPSAFMEYLGTMFQMMGRSASWGQETLDFQSAWTVYYWAWWISWSPFVGIFIARVSRGRTIRQFILGVILVPSSLLFVAYGVMGGTSMWLSREGQGGVSPDLSAPEVLFAVIDALPFLQWLPIVVVVILAIFFITSADSASVVMGILTTRGDQDPNKLVVVFWGLVMAGVATVMLLLGEGTALQGLQSLVIVTALPFAVVLILIMIAWSRELATDPHALREKYADLAVSNAVLDGVHRYGDDFALEVVPTDPGEGAGAQVDSEHGDYTSWYQRTDEHGAPVGYDFATGEWADGWDPETGEIGTVVTGDVPDSPAASDSPAAEPDPEGQTTSR; this comes from the coding sequence ATGTCCGAAGAGCAGCCACCCAAGCGGAGTCAGCGAATCGGGGAAGAGACGCGGCGCGTCTCCCGTCGAGCGGGGCACGCCCTGGGCCAGCTGAACCCGATCTCCCGCGCCAGCTACCCGCACGACACCCACCCGGCGCTCGTGCCGGGCATCGGCATCGACGAACAGCGCCGGCGTTACAGCATCGACTGGTTCATCTTCGCGGTCACCGGTGTGCTCACGGTGGCCTTCGTCATCTGGGGCGTGGCCGACCCGGCCGGCGTCTCAGAGGTGGCCGGCGTCGCCTATGACTGGACCATGGTCCACGCCGGCTGGCTCTTCAACGCGCTGGCCGTCGTCGTCCTGGTCTTCCTGCTCATCCTGGCCGCCACCCGCTACGGCAGGATTCCGCTGGGCAAGGACGGGGAGCAGCCGGAGTACTCGACCTTCGCCTGGATCGCGATGCTCTTCGCCGCGGGCATCGGCATCGGCGTCCTCTTCTGGGGCCCCGCCGAACCGCTGGCATACTTCCACAACGTTCCCGCCCCGCTGGATCACGAGCCGGGGTCGAACCAGGCGCTGCACAGCGCGATGGCGCAGACCTATTTCCACTGGGGACTGCATGCCTGGGGCATCTACGCCCTGGTGGGCGGCGCCGTGGCCTACGCCGCCTATCGCCGCGGTCGCGTCCCGCTGATGTCGGCCATCTTCGAGAAGCTCTTCGGCAAGAAGCACTCCGAGGGCTTCGCCGGAAAGATGATCGACATGTTCGCGATCGTCGCCACCCTCTTCGGCACCGCCGCGGCGCTGGGCATCGCCGTGATGCAGATCGGGCAGGGCGTGGTGATCGTCTCCGGCGCCTCGGAGCTCACCAACACGATGATGGTCGTCATCATCGCCGTGCTCAGCGCATGCTTCGTGGTCTCCGCCGTCTCCGGGATCTCCCGCGGCATCCGCTATCTCTCGAGCATCAACATCGTGCTGACCGTCGGCGTCATCACCCTGTTCTTCATCGCCGGACCCACGCTGTTCCTGCTGAACCTGCTGCCCTCGGCGTTCATGGAATACCTGGGGACCATGTTCCAGATGATGGGTCGCTCGGCCTCCTGGGGCCAGGAGACCCTGGACTTCCAGTCGGCGTGGACCGTCTACTACTGGGCCTGGTGGATCTCCTGGTCTCCCTTCGTCGGCATCTTCATCGCACGGGTCTCCCGCGGCCGGACCATCCGGCAGTTCATCCTGGGCGTGATCCTCGTGCCCTCCTCGCTGCTCTTCGTGGCCTACGGGGTCATGGGCGGAACCTCCATGTGGCTCTCCCGGGAGGGCCAGGGCGGCGTCAGCCCGGACCTGAGCGCCCCTGAGGTGCTCTTCGCGGTGATCGACGCGCTTCCCTTCCTGCAGTGGCTGCCGATCGTCGTCGTCGTGATCCTCGCGATCTTCTTCATCACCTCGGCAGACTCCGCCTCAGTGGTGATGGGGATCCTCACCACCCGCGGCGATCAGGACCCGAACAAGCTCGTCGTGGTCTTCTGGGGCCTGGTCATGGCCGGCGTGGCCACGGTCATGCTGCTGCTCGGCGAGGGCACCGCGCTGCAGGGCCTGCAGTCACTGGTGATCGTCACGGCACTGCCGTTCGCGGTGGTCCTGATCCTCATCATGATCGCCTGGTCCCGAGAGCTCGCCACGGACCCGCATGCGCTGCGGGAGAAGTACGCCGATCTCGCCGTCAGCAACGCCGTGCTCGACGGCGTGCACCGCTACGGCGATGACTTCGCGCTGGAGGTCGTTCCCACCGATCCGGGTGAGGGCGCCGGCGCCCAGGTGGACTCCGAGCATGGTGACTACACATCCTGGTACCAGCGAACGGACGAGCACGGCGCACCCGTGGGCTATGACTTCGCCACCGGGGAATGGGCCGACGGCTGGGACCCGGAGACCGGTGAGATCGGGACCGTGGTGACCGGTGATGTTCCTGATTCCCCGGCCGCCTCCGATTCCCCCGCCGCCGAACCGGACCCGGAGGGTCAGACCACCAGTCGGTAG